Proteins from a single region of Pseudomonas fulva:
- the phnE gene encoding phosphonate ABC transporter, permease protein PhnE, producing MPIIHAETAEPQWRRRTTAQQWAHWLAWFAGALLFVWCARFISENTLWEFVADAGSQGASLLARMVPPQWDYTPELLRPLWDTLNIATLGTALGVMLAFPLAFLAARNTTPSPLIRSAALLIIVSSRSINSLIWAMLLVAMLGPGVLAGIIAIALRSVGFVGKLLYEAIEEISPSPVEAIGATGAGRLQVLQFGVVPQIMPAFVGTSLYRWDINIREATVLGLVGAGGIGLQLDAAINNLAWDRVSVIFVLIFATVIFSEWASATLRQRLS from the coding sequence ATGCCGATCATCCATGCCGAGACGGCCGAGCCGCAATGGCGCCGCCGCACCACCGCCCAGCAGTGGGCGCACTGGCTTGCCTGGTTCGCCGGCGCCTTGCTGTTCGTCTGGTGCGCACGGTTCATCTCCGAGAACACCCTGTGGGAGTTCGTGGCCGACGCCGGAAGCCAGGGTGCCTCGCTGCTGGCACGCATGGTGCCGCCCCAGTGGGACTACACGCCCGAGTTGCTCAGGCCGCTGTGGGATACGCTCAACATCGCCACCCTGGGCACTGCCCTCGGGGTGATGCTGGCGTTCCCCCTGGCGTTTCTGGCGGCACGCAACACCACGCCATCGCCGCTGATCAGAAGCGCCGCGCTGCTGATCATCGTCTCGTCGCGTTCGATCAACTCGTTGATCTGGGCGATGCTGCTGGTGGCGATGCTTGGCCCAGGTGTCCTGGCCGGCATCATCGCCATTGCGCTGCGCTCGGTCGGCTTCGTCGGCAAGCTGCTCTACGAGGCGATCGAGGAGATCAGCCCTTCGCCGGTCGAGGCCATCGGTGCCACCGGGGCAGGGCGCCTGCAGGTGCTGCAGTTCGGCGTGGTGCCGCAGATCATGCCGGCGTTCGTCGGCACCTCGTTGTATCGCTGGGATATCAACATCCGCGAGGCCACCGTGCTGGGGCTGGTCGGCGCCGGTGGCATCGGCCTGCAGCTCGATGCGGCGATCAACAACCTCGCCTGGGATCGGGTCAGCGTGAT
- the phnE gene encoding phosphonate ABC transporter, permease protein PhnE has product MAGQVNLAERLARAQAGDWRPPALLSGRGQRCLVVGGLLLYLLLAGSSINLDWNRIAEGWSRGLAFAGGFLQPDFTSRGGDILEGLLESLSMTLVATVLGIALSIPVGLGAARNLSPLPIYLLCRWIIMVSRTFQEVIIAILFVVMFGFGPLAGVATLTFATIGFIAKLLAEAIEDIDARPLEAIRATGGSWLQVLNHAVQPQILPRLIGLSLYRLDINFRESAVIGIVGAGGIGATLGTAMDRYEYSTAAAVLLIIIAIVLAAEYLSGYVRRWLQ; this is encoded by the coding sequence ATGGCCGGGCAGGTGAACCTGGCCGAGCGCCTGGCCAGAGCACAGGCCGGCGACTGGCGACCGCCCGCGCTGTTGTCGGGAAGGGGGCAGCGCTGCCTGGTGGTCGGCGGCCTGCTGCTCTATCTGCTGCTGGCCGGTTCGAGCATCAACCTGGACTGGAATCGCATCGCCGAAGGCTGGTCGCGCGGCCTGGCCTTCGCCGGCGGTTTCCTGCAGCCGGATTTCACCAGCCGTGGTGGCGATATCCTCGAAGGCCTGCTGGAAAGCCTGAGCATGACCCTGGTCGCCACCGTGCTGGGCATCGCCCTGTCGATTCCCGTGGGTCTGGGCGCCGCGCGCAATTTGTCGCCGCTACCGATCTACCTGCTCTGCCGCTGGATCATCATGGTGTCGCGGACCTTCCAGGAGGTGATCATCGCCATCCTGTTCGTGGTGATGTTCGGCTTCGGCCCCCTGGCCGGCGTCGCCACGCTGACCTTCGCGACCATCGGCTTCATCGCCAAGTTGCTGGCCGAGGCGATCGAGGACATCGATGCGCGACCGCTGGAGGCCATTCGCGCCACCGGCGGCAGCTGGTTGCAGGTACTCAACCATGCGGTACAGCCGCAGATCCTGCCGCGGCTGATCGGGCTGTCGCTGTACCGCCTGGATATCAACTTCCGCGAGTCGGCGGTCATCGGCATCGTCGGCGCGGGCGGCATTGGCGCGACGCTCGGCACGGCCATGGATCGCTACGAATACAGCACGGCCGCCGCCGTGCTGCTGATCATCATTGCCATCGTGCTGGCCGCCGAGTATCTCTCCGGCTACGTACGTCGCTGGCTTCAGTAG
- the phnC gene encoding phosphonate ABC transporter ATP-binding protein, producing the protein MNLLEIRGLGKRYATGDQALADIRLALPKSQVMALIGPSGAGKSTLIRCINRLVEPSEGEVLLGGLALTGLRGGALRKARRRMGMIFQDHALVDRLTVMENVLSGRLGYVGFWRSVWRRYPRADVQEAFRLLERVGLAHAIDKRADALSGGQRQRVGIARALLQNPELMLIDEPTASLDPKTSRQIMRLIRELCEERGLTAIINIHDVELARRFSDRIVGLHAGRVVFDGPPDALDAATLTRIYGEEDWDAQAAEAAQDDDPDAPPAAHAPRSGWPRVAT; encoded by the coding sequence ATGAACCTGCTCGAGATAAGAGGGCTGGGCAAGCGCTACGCCACCGGCGACCAGGCCCTGGCCGACATTCGCCTGGCGCTGCCGAAAAGCCAGGTGATGGCGCTGATCGGCCCGTCCGGCGCCGGCAAGAGCACGCTGATTCGCTGCATCAACCGCCTGGTGGAACCCAGCGAGGGCGAGGTGCTGCTCGGTGGCCTGGCCCTGACCGGGCTGCGTGGCGGCGCCTTGCGCAAGGCGCGGCGGCGCATGGGCATGATCTTCCAGGACCACGCCCTGGTCGACCGCCTGACGGTGATGGAGAACGTGTTGTCCGGGCGGCTGGGCTACGTCGGCTTCTGGCGCAGCGTATGGCGCCGTTACCCGCGGGCCGATGTGCAGGAAGCGTTTCGCCTGCTCGAGCGCGTCGGCCTGGCCCATGCCATCGACAAGCGCGCCGATGCGCTGTCCGGTGGTCAGCGCCAGCGGGTCGGCATCGCCCGCGCGCTGCTGCAGAATCCCGAGCTGATGCTGATCGACGAGCCCACGGCGAGCCTCGACCCGAAAACCTCCCGGCAGATCATGCGGCTGATTCGCGAGCTGTGCGAAGAGCGCGGCCTGACCGCGATCATCAATATCCACGATGTCGAGCTGGCGCGGCGCTTCTCCGACCGCATCGTCGGCCTGCACGCCGGCCGGGTGGTCTTCGATGGCCCGCCCGATGCGCTGGATGCCGCGACCCTGACGCGTATCTACGGCGAGGAAGACTGGGACGCCCAGGCCGCCGAAGCGGCGCAGGATGACGACCCCGATGCGCCGCCCGCAGCGCACGCGCCGCGCTCCGGCTGGCCACGGGTGGCCACCTGA
- the phnD gene encoding phosphate/phosphite/phosphonate ABC transporter substrate-binding protein, which translates to MPRAPFCRLLPTLLLPLLGSAQAADLASRYTDGNDDMVADAPAKPGEWLDPATLIFAYTPVEDPAVYAKVWDEFLQHMETVTGKKVRFFPVQSNAAQLEAMRAGRLHIAGFNTGSVPLAVNCAGFVPFTMMADENGGFGYQMEIITHAVSGINDVPGLKGRTLAFTSPTSNSGFKAPSALLKSEFNLEADKDFKTAFSGKHDNSIMGVVNRDYDAAAIANSVLSQMEARGVVKADQYKVLYTSQTFPTTGYGYVYNLKPELADKVRKGFETFDWEGTALQAEFKNSGQAQFIPITYQEHWEVVRKIDQAMDVSYACDK; encoded by the coding sequence ATGCCACGCGCCCCTTTCTGCCGACTGCTCCCCACCCTGTTGCTGCCCCTGCTGGGTAGCGCCCAGGCAGCGGATCTCGCCTCGCGCTACACCGACGGCAACGACGACATGGTCGCCGATGCGCCGGCCAAGCCCGGCGAGTGGCTGGACCCGGCCACGCTGATCTTCGCCTACACCCCGGTCGAAGACCCGGCCGTCTATGCCAAGGTGTGGGACGAGTTCCTGCAGCACATGGAGACGGTGACCGGCAAGAAGGTCAGGTTCTTCCCGGTGCAGTCCAACGCCGCCCAGCTCGAAGCCATGCGCGCCGGCCGCTTGCACATCGCCGGTTTCAATACGGGCTCCGTGCCGCTGGCGGTCAACTGCGCCGGCTTCGTGCCCTTCACCATGATGGCCGACGAGAACGGCGGTTTCGGCTACCAGATGGAGATCATCACCCATGCCGTCAGCGGTATCAATGATGTGCCCGGCCTGAAGGGGCGCACGCTCGCCTTCACCTCGCCCACCTCCAACTCCGGGTTCAAGGCGCCTTCGGCACTGCTCAAGTCCGAGTTCAACCTGGAAGCCGACAAGGACTTCAAGACCGCGTTTTCCGGCAAGCACGACAACTCGATCATGGGCGTGGTGAACCGCGACTACGACGCCGCCGCCATCGCCAACTCGGTGCTCTCGCAGATGGAAGCGCGCGGCGTGGTCAAGGCCGACCAGTACAAGGTGCTGTACACCTCGCAAACCTTCCCCACCACCGGTTATGGCTATGTCTACAACCTCAAACCGGAGCTGGCCGACAAGGTGCGCAAGGGCTTCGAGACCTTCGACTGGGAAGGCACCGCGCTGCAGGCCGAATTCAAGAACTCCGGCCAGGCGCAGTTCATCCCCATCACCTACCAGGAGCACTGGGAAGTGGTGCGCAAGATCGACCAGGCCATGGACGTGAGCTACGCGTGCGACAAGTGA